The Alphaproteobacteria bacterium genome contains a region encoding:
- the smpB gene encoding SsrA-binding protein SmpB, protein MAAKPEPRFKVVAENRKARFNYEIGEKFEAGIALTGSEVKSLRVGKAAIAESYADARRGEIWLINSNITEYLQAGRFNHAQKRPRKLLLHKRQINKLIGAVEREGMTLVPLKLYFNDKGRAKVELALAKGKKLHDKRETEKKRDWQREKGRLLRQKG, encoded by the coding sequence ATGGCGGCCAAGCCCGAGCCGCGTTTCAAGGTCGTCGCCGAGAACCGCAAGGCGCGCTTCAACTACGAGATCGGCGAGAAATTCGAGGCCGGTATCGCGCTCACCGGCAGCGAGGTCAAGTCGCTGCGCGTCGGCAAGGCGGCGATCGCGGAATCCTACGCCGATGCGCGCCGCGGCGAGATCTGGCTGATCAACTCGAACATCACCGAATACCTACAGGCCGGGCGCTTCAATCATGCCCAAAAGCGTCCGCGTAAGCTGCTCCTGCACAAGCGCCAGATCAACAAGCTGATCGGCGCGGTCGAGCGCGAAGGCATGACACTCGTGCCGCTCAAGCTCTATTTCAACGACAAGGGCCGCGCCAAGGTCGAGCTTGCGCTCGCCAAGGGCAAGAAGCTGCACGACAAGCGCGAGACCGAGAAGAAGCGCGACTGGCAGCGCGAGAAGGGGCGGCTGCTGCGGCAGAAGGGGTAG